The following are from one region of the Arachis duranensis cultivar V14167 chromosome 10, aradu.V14167.gnm2.J7QH, whole genome shotgun sequence genome:
- the LOC107469090 gene encoding serine/threonine-protein phosphatase 7 long form homolog: protein MHASDTTQGRGAAGVAEFQGPSPRGGVVQPNRNLLVRKLNPPQSWNPRVENYLRATGFYHVSRIGMIRGFHPLLAALVERWRPETHTFVLPVGEVTVTLEDVAHIFGLPIDGEPVSGWTDNSSDFVQSQSMAIFGRQPVLSRNSKSYIKLGWVRSIRDEEPLDTEESIRRYVRCKIFCLLGSTLFTDKSTAYAHAKYLPLLRDFERIHTYSWGSACLAHLYRALCRASRYDTKEMDGPLNLLFVWAWERMPCIAPVPRHILPLAEIPVAMRWSHSERSAAWLEKTVETFRHDIDYMQEGFDIGIICGSLSGGRTKE, encoded by the exons ATGCATGCGTCTGACACCACGCAGGGGCGAGGTGCAGCTGGCGTTGCGGAGTTCCAAGGTCCTTCACCTCGGGGGGGCGTGGTGCAG CCTAACAGAAATTTGTTGGTGCGTAAATTGAATCCGCCACAGAGTTGGAATCCGAGGGTCGAAAACTACTTACGCGCCACTGGATTCTACCACGTATCTAGGATTGGGATGATAAGAGGATTTCACCCGTTGTTAGCTGCTCTGGTTGAAAGGTGGAGGCCGGAGACTCACACTTTTGTGTTGCCGGTGGGTGAGGTTACAGTGACATTGGAAGATGTCGCACATATATTTGGGTTACCAATTGATGGAGAGCCTGTAAGTGGATGGACTGATAATAGTAGTGATTTCGTTCAGAGTCAGAGCATGGCAATATTCGGACGTCAACCGGTGCTCAGTCGTAATTCGAAATCCTATATAAAGCTTGGTTGGGTTCGAAGTATCAGAGATGAGGAGCCGTTGGATACTGAAGAGTCCATAAGGAGATACGTAAGATGTAagattttctgtctgttagGGTCAACCCTATTCACAGATAAGTCGACTGCATATGCCCATGCGAAGTATCTACCGTTGCTTCGCGATTTCGAGCGGATCCATACTTATAGTTGGGGTTCAGCATGTCTTGCACATCTTTACAGAGCACTATGCCGTGCATCACGATATGATACGAAGGAGATGGATGGCCCTCTTAATCTGTTGTTTGTTTGGGCGTGGGAGCGAATGCCGTGTATTGCGCCTGTACCGAGACATATCCTTCCACTTGCTGAGATACCAGTTGCCATGAG GTGGAGTCATTCGGAACGGAGCGCAGCGTGGTTAGAGAAGACCGTTGAGACATTTAGGCATGACATAGACTACATGCAGGAG GGTTTTGACATTGGAATTATCTGTGGCAGTTTGAGTGGCGGCCGTACGAAGGAATAA
- the LOC107469088 gene encoding putative multidrug resistance protein: MIYFLKRVNPYIYSKRITQTRYYFAEAVCWTRSAERQSCRMRIEYLKSVLKQDVGFFDKQTDSDSSKTFQVISTITSDAQTIQDTMADKIPNCLVHLSAFFSSFIVGLFLSWRLVIAAFPFSIMMIMPAIIFGKAMKDLGEKMKDAYGIAGSIAEQAISSIRTVYSYVAEKETLKRYSSALERSMELGIKLGRTKGVVVGSFGLLYATWAFQSWVGSVVVRTKGERGGLVFAAQICMIWGGLSLMNALPNLTFIVEAKVATTRIFQMIEQIPIINSHKQKGRILSHVRGEITFTKIDFTYPPRPDTPILQGLDLKFPACKTIGLVGGSGSGKSTIISLIERFYDPLYGEILLDGHDIKRLELKWLRSQMGLVNQEPILFATSIRENILFGKEGASMEAVINAAKAANAHGFIVKLPSGYETQVGQLGTQLSGGQKQRIAIARALIRNPKILLLDEATSALDSESERIVQEALDLASRGRTTIIVAHRISTIRNADSIVVLQSGRVVESGSHVELLKLNNGQGGAYSKMLKLQQTNQNEDSTLNDVSKSPQVMSYLTSPRSMPVTPTHHSFTSPTPIYSISVLGSPFDDYSENSEISSKASFSQWRLIRMNSPEWKYALIGCLGAIGSGICQPFYSYCLGFIASIYFITDHSRIVSQIRLYSSIFCIIAVVNFISGLIQHSSFAIMGEKLLKRVRENLLEKILTFEIGWFDQEDNTSAAICAHLAFDANLVRSLVAERMSLLVQVFVTATLAFALGLYVSWKVAMVMIAMQPLIIACFYSKFMLMKSMSGKARKAQSEGSQLAMEATINHITIAAFSSEKRVLNLFKNSMKGPHLETVKQSWISAAILSLSQFITTASITLTFWYGGLLLNKKMVNSNDLLQVFLILMGTGRQIAETVSMTSDIAKSGKAVSSIFAILDRKTQIEPEDLRLMKFRKNNNIKGHVKLKDVFFSYPSRPEQMILKGLSLEIEAGKTIALVGQSGSGKSTIIGLIERFYDPINGSIFIDGCDIREFDLRSLRLHIALVSQEPTLFGGTIRDNIVYGKIDASEDEIRKAVRLANAHEFISSMRDGYDTYCGERGVQLSGGQKQRIAIARAILKNPSILLMDEATSALDSVSENLVQDSLEKMMVGRTCVVIAHRLSTIQNVDTIAVIKNGKLVEQGSHSELMNVGTKGAYYSMIRLQHGTNSTS, encoded by the exons atgatatattttttgaaacgAGTTAATCCGTATATATATTCCAAGAGAATAACACAAACACGCTATTATTTTGCAGAAGCAGTATGTTGGACAAGAAGTGCAGAAAGACAAAGTTGTCGCATGAGAATTGAATATCTTAAATCAGTTCTGAAACAAGATGTTGGCTTCTTTGACAAGCAAACCGATAGTGATTCTTCAAAGACCTTCCAAGTAATTTCTACCATAACTTCTGATGCCCAAACAATCCAAGACACCATGGCTGATAAG ATACCGAACTGTCTAGTTCACCTGTCAGCATTTTTTTCTAGCTTCATAGTAGGACTCTTCCTCTCATGGAGGCTTGTAATAGCTGCATTTCCATTCTCAATAATGATGATCATGCCAGCAATCATATTTGGGAAGGCAATGAAAGATCTTGGGGAGAAAATGAAGGATGCATATGGCATAGCAGGGAGCATAGCGGAACAAGCTATCTCGTCGATTCGAACGGTTTATTCATATGTTGCCGAGAAAGAAACACTAAAGAGGTATAGCTCTGCTCTTGAAAGGAGTATGGAGCTGGGAATAAAGCTAGGGAGAACAAAGGGTGTTGTAGTTGGTAGCTTTGGGTTGCTTTATGCTACTTGGGCATTTCAATCTTGGGTTGGAAGTGTTGTGGTTAGGACTAAAGGTGAAAGAGGTGGACTTGTGTTTGCTGCTCAAATTTGCATGATTTGGGGAGGACT GTCTCTGATGAATGCACTTCCAAATCTAACTTTCATTGTAGAGGCAAAAGTAGCAACAACCAGAATTTTCCAAATGATTGAGCAAATACCAATCATAAACTCTCACAAACAAAAAGGAAGGATCTTAAGCCATGTGAGAGGAGAAATCACATTCACAAAAATTGACTTCACTTACCCACCACGACCGGACACACCGATTCTCCAAGGACTGGATCTGAAGTTTCCAGCATGTAAAACAATAGGCCTAGTTGGAGGCAGTGGTTCTGGAAAATCCACAATCATCTCTTTGATTGAAAGATTCTATGATCCTTTATATGGTGAGATATTGCTTGATGGACATGATATAAAGAGGCTTGAGCTTAAGTGGCTAAGGTCACAAATGGGACTTGTTAATCAGGAGCCTATTCTGTTTGCAACATCAATTAGGGAGAATATTCTGTTTGGCAAGGAAGGTGCTTCAATGGAAGCTGTTATAAATGCAGCTAAGGCTGCAAATGCACATGGTTTCATTGTTAAACTTCCTAGTGGATATGAAACTCAA gTGGGACAACTTGGGACTCAGTTATCTGGAGGACAAAAGCAAAGAATTGCAATAGCAAGGGCCCTAATTCGCAACCCGAAAATCCTACTCCTTGATGAAGCCACAAGTGCATTGGATTCAGAGTCTGAAAGAATAGTGCAAGAGGCCCTTGATTTGGCTTCAAGAGGCAGAACAACAATCATTGTAGCTCATCGCATATCGACGATTCGAAATGCTGACTCGATAGTAGTCCTTCAATCAGGAAGAGTTGTTGAATCTGGCTCCCATGTTGAGCTACTCAAACTTAACAATGGACAAGGGGGTGCTTATAGCAAAATGCTAAAACTACaacaaacaaatcaaaatgAAGATTCAACATTGAATGATGTGAGCAAGAGTCCCCAAGTTATGTCATATTTAACAAGTCCAAGATCAATGCCAGTTACTCCAACTCATCATTCATTCACCTCACCGACACCAATATACTCAATCAGTGTTCTGGGGTCCCCTTTTGATGACTACTCTGAGAATTCTGAGATTTCTTCAAAAGCAAGTTTCTCGCAATGGCGTTTGATAAGAATGAATTCCCCTGAGTGGAAGTATGCTCTGATAGGATGCTTAGGTGCTATTGGCTCTGGAATTTGCCAACCTTTTtactcttattgccttggattCATTGCTTCTATCTACTTTATAACCGATCACTCGCGCATCGTCTCACAAATCAGGCTGTACTCATCAATTTTCTGCATCATAGCAGTTGTCAACTTCATATCAGGCCTAATTCAGCACTCGAGCTTCGCCATCATGGGCGAGAAATTGCTAAAGAGGGTGCGCGAGAATCTGCTAGAGAAAATCCTTACATTTGAAATAGGATGGTTTGATCAAGAAGATAACACCAGTGCAGCCATCTGCGCTCATTTGGCGTTCGATGCAAACTTGGTCAGGTCTCTTGTAGCAGAAAGAATGTCATTACTAGTTCAAGTATTTGTCACTGCCACCCTGGCTTTCGCACTCGGTTTATATGTCTCATGGAAGGTGGCAATGGTAATGATAGCTATGCAGCCCTTGATCATTGCTTGTTTCTATTCCAAATTCATGCTTATGAAAAGTATGTCAGGTAAAGCAAGAAAGGCTCAAAGTGAAGGTAGTCAATTAGCAATGGAAGCTACCATTAACCATATAACTATTGCTGCATTTTCATCAGAGAAAAGGGTATTGAATTTGTTCAAAAATTCAATGAAAGGACCTCATTTGGAAACCGTAAAGCAATCATGGATTTCAGCTGCAATTTTGTCATTGTCACAGTTCATAACTACAGCTTCTATAACCTTAACATTTTGGTATGGAGGATTGCTGctaaacaaaaagatggtgaattcaAATGACCTTTTGCAAGTTTTCTTAATACTGATGGGAACTGGAAGACAAATTGCTGAGACAGTAAGCATGACTTCGGACATAGCGAAAAGCGGGAAAGCCGTTAGCTCGATTTTTGCAATTTTGGACAGGAAAACTCAGATTGAACCTGAAGATCTTAGGCTTATGAAGTTCAGAAAGAACAACAACATAAAGGGTCATGTGAAGTTAAAAGATGTGTTCTTTTCATACCCATCAAGGCCAGAACAAATGATCCTAAAGGGTCTTAGTCTTGAAATTGAAGCTGGGAAAACAATTGCATTGGTGGGACAAAGTGGGTCAGGGAAATCCACTATCATTGGACTAATTGAAAGATTTTATGACCCAATTAATGGATCAATATTTATAGATGGTTGTGACATTAGGGAATTTGATTTGAGAAGTTTGAGGTTACATATTGCATTGGTGAGTCAAGAGCCTACACTCTTTGGTGGAACTATACGTGATAACATTGTGTATGGAAAGATTGATGCATCTGAAGATGAAATAAGAAAGGCAGTGCGTCTTGCAAATGCTCATGAGTTTATAAg TTCAATGAGAGATGGATATGACACATACTGTGGAGAAAGAGGAGTGCAGCTTTCAGGGGGACAAAAGCAAAGAATTGCAATTGCCAGAGCAATACTAAAGAACCCATCAATCCTTCTCATGGACGAAGCAACAAGTGCTCTCGACAGCGTTTCAGAGAATCTAGTGCAAGATTCCCTGGAGAAAATGATGGTTGGAAGAACATGTGTGGTTATTGCTCATCGTTTGTCTACAATTCAGAATGTGGACACCATTGCTGTGATCAAGAATGGGAAATTGGTGGAGCAAGGTTCACACTCCGAGTTAATGAATGTTGGAACAAAGGGTGCTTACTACTCCATGATTAGGTTACAACATGGGACTAACTCTACTAGCTGA
- the LOC107469135 gene encoding succinate dehydrogenase subunit 7B, mitochondrial produces the protein MAFLLNKTTIASHFRSHSQKGEDLLSLSRRQYHIEPGPREKALLAEDAALKPFKSYKQSVKKLKKIGDILTIVVVAGCCYEIYVKAAMREAARKQ, from the exons ATGGCCTTCCTGCTTAACAAGACCACCATTGCTTCCCATTTCCGATCTCACTCCCAG AAGGGGGAAGATCTGCTTTCACTCTCGCGCCGTCAATACCATATCGAACCTGGGCCTCGTGAAAAAGCG CTCTTGGCTGAAGATGCAGCTTTGAAGCCATTTAAGTCATACAAACAGAGTGTGAAGAAGCTCAAAAAGATTGGCGATATTCTAACAATTGTTGTCGTTGCAG GATGCTGCTATGAAATATATGTCAAGGCAGCTATGAGAGAAGCAGCTCGGAAACAGTAA
- the LOC107469136 gene encoding villin-3-like, giving the protein MEEFRAASQKLGDGVGVKFLMQSTGLGMIAGQSQDRLNGLNQEGPRQRAEALAALNFAFKSSSGTKSSSPKTTGRSQGSQRAAAVAALSQVLTVEKKKQSPDSSPVATRSPVVETSTSGHTK; this is encoded by the exons ATGGAAGAGTTCCGAGCAGCTAGTCAAAAACTTGGTGATGGCGTGGGTGTAAAGTTTTTAATGCAAAGCACAGGACTTGGAATGATTGCTGGCCAG TCACAGGATAGATTGAATGGGCTGAATCAAGAAGGACCAAGACAAAGAGCAGAAGCTTTGGCTGCTTTAAACTTTGCATTTAAATCATCATCCGGAACCAAAAGTTCTAGCCCTAAGACAACTGGAAGAAGTCAAGGATCACAAAGAGCAGCAGCAGTAGCTgctctctctcaagttcttactgttgagaagaagaaacaatCACCTGATTCTTCTCCTGTGGCAACCAGAAGTCCTGTTGTGGAAACTAGCACTTCCG GTCATACGAAGTGA
- the LOC127742807 gene encoding ABC transporter B family member 21-like has protein sequence MTLTCANNCAGDAVSEMGKKGGLFRYADGVDKLLLLFGTMGCIGDGLQTPITMFVFGSLIDDYARGSGDSVPKHIIDKYALKLLYISIGVAVCAFVVC, from the exons ATGACATTAACATGTGCTAACAATTGTGCTGGTGATGCTGTGAGCGAAATGGGAAAGAAAGGTGGATTGTTTCGTTATGCTGATGGAGTTGACAAATTGCTATTGTTGTTTGGGACTATGGGTTGCATAGGGGATGGGCTACAAACACCTATCACAATGTTTGTTTTTGGGAGTTTGATTGATGATTATGCACGTGGTTCTGGAGATTCTGTTCCTAAGCATATCATAGACAAG TACGCTCTCAAGTTGCTGTATATTTCCATCGGGGTTGCTGTATGTGCTTTTGTTG TTTGTTAA
- the LOC107469091 gene encoding uncharacterized protein LOC107469091, whose translation MEGTANLVVYRDGEIIRNTHEGVRFVCQNPFLFVVPCTMTFMELRNGLCQTMENGTLMRVSRILYRNPVVVFGGVIQFDTMPITDEVTMHNMFQIHRQTQMRQPHIELYVEFETKVAEGIQNDLEVEDDRAAVYEEMNSDREEDFEATYEAGDEDEDGDVGVETAADNVVVHPSISQPMNVPPFMRELDLDAMHAPEFPEYSNIGVADPEDGEFRIGVEYSSRKSVVAAIRSYTIARGVDYDIYESEPQTFYAKCKMYGRGCDWLIRASLIRKKGYWEIRRYNGRHTCTMGVISQDHSKLDSDTVAEVIRPLVETDPSIKVKTIIAEVQSRFNYTISYRKAWLAKQKSIAKVFGDWEESYQALSWWLSVMVQKMPGSVVQIETRPLYNGNEEAQGVKILHRVFWSFNPYVRAFRHCKPLVQVDGTHLYEKYKGTLLVAVVRDGNQNIVPIAFALVEGETADAWHFFLRNLRMHVVRKDGVGMISDRHESIRAAVNRSGGDWQPPRAWWMFCIRHIGSNFLRAFKVPHLQKLVVNIGYSRTVEEYNINYKRLEERGEAYARWCDAIGLRHWVLAFDEGHRWGHMTTNLVECINSVLKGARNLPVLVLVRATYYRLNELFTRKSAESHERKHAGYTYSVFAQQRIEASMQQAGNIVVHRFDRRNEVFEVREMTSGKVLVVDLARRTCDCRKGVQIPQSSVSPIAPLLYPTRMQNCPVMKLHSAKSHAMLLQWNVPWYSRGRGGGLYEPKLTHNSVRRVPLDTLE comes from the exons ATGGAGGGTACTGCAAACTTGGTAGTGTATCGCGACGGTGAGATAATACGTAATACTCATGAGGGAGTGAGGTTTGTGTGTCAGAATCCATTTTTGTTTGTGGTTCCATGCACCATGACGTTTATGGAACTTCGGAATGGTCTCTGTCAAACCATGGAGAACGGTACGTTAATGAGAGTCAGCAGAATTCTGTACCGTAATCCGGTTGTAGTTTTTGGTGGCGTAATACAGTTTGATACCATGCCAATCACTGACGAAGTGACTATGCATAATATGTTTCAAATTCACCGGCAGACTCAGATGCGACAGCCACATATTGAGctgtatgttgagtttgaaacCAAAGTGGCAGAAGGGATTCAAAATGACTTAGAGGTGGAGGATGATAGAGCTGCAGTGTACGAGGAAATGAATAGTGACAGAGAAGAGGACTTCGAAGCCACTTATGAAGCCGGCGACGAAGACGAGGATGGTGATGTGGGAGTTGAGACAGCAGCTGATAATGTAGTGGTTCACCCATCGATCAGTCAACCGATGAACGTGCCACCTTTTATGCGTGAGTTGGATCTCGACGCCATGCATGCACCGGAGTTTCCGGAATATTCAAACATAG GCGTTGCTGATCCCGAGGACGGAGAGTTCCGGATTGGAGTGGAATACAGTTCTAGAAAGTCGGTCGTGGCAGCAATTAGAAGTTACACTATCGCTAGAGGAGTTGACTACGACATATATGAGTCTGAGCCACAGACGTTCTATGCAAAGTGCAAGATGTATGGGCGCGGGTGCGACTGGCTTATCCGAGCCAGCTTGATACGGAAAAAAGGGTATTGGGAGATACGCAGATACAACGGTAGGCACACGTGCACGATGGGAGTGATTTCACAGGATCATTCCAAGTTGGACTCGGACACAGTTGCTGAGGTTATAAGGCCATTGGTCGAGACTGATCCGTCCATAAAGGTGAAAACTATAATAGCCGAAGTCCAGTCAAGGTTCAACTATACCATCAGTTACCGAaaggcttggttggcaaagcagaagTCCATAGCGAAAGTTTTCGGTGATTGGGAGGAGAGTTACCAAGCCTTGTCGTGGTGGCTCTCGGTTATGGTTCAGAAGATGCCTGGGTCAGTTGTCCAGATAGAAACACGGCCACTCTACAATGGGAATGAAGAGGCGCAAGGGGTAAAAATACTTCATCGCGTATTTTGGAGTTTCAATCCATACGTTAGGGCATTCAGGCATTGCAAGCCCCTAGTTCAAGTTGACGGAACACACCTATATGAAAAGTACAAAGGTACACTTCTGGTCGCTGTTGTACGGGATGGGAACCAGAACATTGTGCCTATCGCTTTTGCCTTGGTGGAAGGGGAGACAGCTGATGCGTGGCACTTCTTTCTAAGGAATCTGCGAATGCATGTTGTCAGAAAAGATGGTGTGGGTATGATCTCGGACCGGCATGAGTCAATTCGAGCAGCAGTAAATCGTTCCGGAGGTGACTGGCAACCTCCAAGAGCATGGTGGATGTTTTGTATAAGGCACATCGGCAGCAACTTCCTACGAGCATTCAAAGTCCCTCACTTGCAAAAGCTTGTGGTCAATATTGGGTATTCAAGAACGGTGGAAGAGTATAACATCAACTATAAGAGGTTGGAAGAGCGAGGCGAGGCATACGCCAGGTGGTGCGATGCCATTGGACTTAGACATTGGGTACTGGCATTCGACGAGGGACATCGATGGGGCCATATGACGACGAACCTTGTCGAGTGCATTAACTCAGTGTTGAAGGGTGCCCGTAATCTACCTGTGTTGGTGTTAGTCCGAGCAACGTATTATCGGTTGAATGAACTTTTCACACGGAAGAGTGCTGAATCTCACGAACGCAAACATGCTGGATATACTTACTCCGTATTCGCACAACAGCGGATAGAGGCAAGTATGCAACAGGCTGGGAATATAGTTGTGCACCGTTTTGATAGACGGAATGAAGTATTTGAGGTGCGCGAAATGACTAGCGGAAAGGTGTTAGTCGTCGATCTTGCTCGACGTACGTGTGACTGTCGGAAGGGGGTGCAGATCCCGCAGTCGAGCGTTTCGCCTATTGCCCCACTCCTCTATCCAACCCGCATGCAAAACTGTCCAGTCATGAAGCTGCACTCCGCGAAGAGCCATGCAATGCTGCTCCAGTGGAATGTCCCTTGGTATTCGCGGGGTAGGGGTGGGGGGCTGTATGAACCCAAACTGACGCATAACTCGGTCCGCAGGGTGCCACTCGATACACTCGAATGA